ACACATTGACCAAGCAGATTTTTGAACATGACCTGCCCTGAAGATTTTCTCTACAAACTTCAGTACACATAGCTGACACATCTGCTGATAAGCTACTTTCCTGTCCCTCCCCGCCATGCTCTACCCCTGTTTCAGCTTTCACAGTCCATGGTGCGGGACCAGGATGCATAGCGGACACATGCTTATTGCTATTGCATTCTGTACAACAGATAGTCTTATCACAGTCCTTTGCAAGATGTGAAGTAGATGCACAACAATGATAACAAACATTATTTTGCTTCAGGAAGGCCTTTCTTTCAGTTAAAGGTTTTACCCTGAAGCTACGACATTCATACAAAGGATGAGGCTTGCGATGAATGGGGCAACCTTGGGTAAGATCCGCAGTCTTGGGACGGGCAGGCTCTTTCTGTGATGGTGTACCTGTAGAAGTCTCAGTCTTGTGCACTGAGACAGAGGTTCTATGAGTAGTATTCTTGTGATGGTGTTTCTCTAGTCTCCAACCATCAGAGCTTTGAGGGGACAGGATGAACCCTGGATCATTACGCATCTTTGCTTGTTGTGTGACAAAACTCACAAAGAAAGAGAATGGTGGGAAAGACACCCGGTGCAGTTCTTTATATCTGGAGCCCTGAGTCATCCACCTCTCTTGTAGGGAAATTGGCAATTTTTGAACAATGTTGCTTATACCCCTAGCTGTATCAAGAATGGCTAGACCTGGAAAGTCACCTTCTTCCTTTGCAGCTTGCAGTTCCATTAACAGGTCTCCTAACTCTCTAAGCCTGGGATGGTCTTTGCTGGAGATTTTCCCAAAGCTGTCTACTCTATTCCACAGGCAGTCCTCTATAATCTCAGGAGCCCCATAGCACTCATCAAGTCTCTGCCATGCCATCTGCAAACCCTTTCTGGAGTCATTCACATGTACAGCTTGTATGCGTTTCACTTGCTTGCATGACTCAATGCCTAACCATCTCACCAGAAGATCTATTTCTTCTTTGTAAGAGAGATTAAGATCTGTTATAGCATTTCTGAATGAAGCCCGCCAAGCCCTATAGTTTTCTGGCAGATCATCAAACTGCACAAGTCCCTTTGAAATAATTTCTCGTCTTGCCATATATCTTACCAGATCCGACGTGACTTGGTTGTGAGCTGGAGAGTCTGGGTAGCGATTAACTGGTGGTATCATTCTTGCATCTGATGAGCAAGTATAAGTTCCTTTTTCCACTGGAGGCATAGGATAGCTGTAGCAGTCAGGTGGATCTATGCAGTGGTGTGGAGTGTCAAGTCGCTTGCTGTCCatcgcagggtcttccctgaagatCTGACCGCTGGAGTTTCTCATTGGAGGGGCATAAAATGATAGGTCTGCAGTGAAGGGAGGGTCTTGACAAGAGGCGTTCTGCTGCTGTGAACTTGTCTGAAGTGGAAAGCGTGTGCTGCTGTGTGGGTACTTGTTTCCATCTTCTGAGATTGGATCAGGTTGATGGAGTATCTGTGAATGTTCTCTCACATATTCTTCAGTACGCTGTATAGCAGTTTCTTGCTTTAAGTCAAGCTGGATGTCTTGTTTGTCGCTTATGTCATCATCCGTTTCTAATGCAGCCTCTAATACTTGTGCTTTTGCAGTTGCTGCAGCTGCTGACTTTTTCAAACTGAGTACTTCTAGTGAAGCTTCTATACGTGCCTTTTCTTGCTTTATCTTTGCTTCTTCTTCTGCAAATACTATTTGTGCTTTCATGGCCTCTGCTTCGGCTCTGGCTAGCGCTGCTGCTTCAGAAGCACGAGATCGATGTGAGAGTCTGGATGAGCGTGACACTCTGGATCTGGTCTTCTGTGAAACTTCAGACATCTTTGTGTTGCTAGGTGTGGGTCTGTGTGAGACAGTAACTTCAGTCCCTCTGAAGTAGAAGCTGTGGCTGCACTGCGATGCTGTGTAGTGCTGCTGTACACAGATTAAGCGCTGATCATGCTTGCATTGCTCTATCGCATTCAAGGGCCGTCTCCGTTAAAGCCGTTGTTTTACTGTCCTGTTCCCCTTATTGTGAAGAATAATTCGACAGGTAGTTTACTCGCCCTTCAATCACCACACTGTTAAAGTTCCGGTAACTTGTTTAATGTGTATGATCAAAAGAAGGTAAAACTGTGAATACAGACAAAGCATAGTATCAGACCATACATGCAATGCAGGAGTGTGGATTAATACAATAACGCATACATCAAAGAACAGTGATGCATAAGAATACACTATGGAGCATCTGACATAAAATGCGTCTGCAGATGAGAGAACTATAGCATCATGGCAACTACACAGATCTAGGAGCATGTGACAGGAATCTACTAACATAGATTAGCTAATACCTAACTATAAAGCTCTAACATAATGCATGTATACAACAAAATATGCATCCTACACTGCAGATATAAGTAAATGATAAGGTTTGACATACCAACGATGCTTGGATGGCGTGGATGAAGGATAGATGCATGTGGATGCAACAGTACAGTGTGAATCTAGGAAATATGGCTGCTGGAATAAAGAACAACCTGCTTCCTGATCACAGAGAGTCTACTTCCtgcagtgtcacatgacctcaggacagaacagaaaagaacaaagcaGTCTTAAAGGTGTCCACTAGGGGAAGCAGAATTCAGCAATGTAGATTAACATAATCTGGCTGTGGACAGACAGCACATCAGGTCTAATGTTTTCTGGCACACGTTGTTAAATAAGTTGGGCCATGGGGATCCCACCCATGGCCTGCCTCCTCCCACCCACTTGAGAGGgtagtgtaaaaatgcaaaaagtcaaaaTTTTTGGAGCAGAGATTCTGCAACCCGGGAAGGAGGAACTAAAAACTGAGCTTTTTTTGCATTTAATACCATGATAAAGTATTATACATTGTTCATCTTTGGATCCTGGCTAATACTTTGTCCTTTCTGTTTAGGTTAGCTATAGGGCTCAGCAGGGTAACAGCCGGCATGCAGTGATGAAGATGACCTTGGTCTGGCTCCTGGCCTTCCTACTATATGGACCAGCCATCATCACGTGGGAATACATTGCAGGCAAGACCATCATCCCTGAAGGTGAATGCTTTGCTGAATTCTTTTACAACTGGTACTTCCTAATGACTGCGTCCACCATAGAGTTCTTCACACCTTTTATAAGTGTAACTTTCTTCAATGTCAGTATCTACCTAAATATTCAAAAGAGGACAAGAACAAGGCTGGACCTTATGCAAGAGGCTCACAGCCATAGTATCACTGACAATCCAAAGGTTATGGATGAACCCGTCATGTCTAATTCTCTAAAATGTTGGAAGTCAGCCTATAAGGGGTCGAAAGCTAGAGATGTTGACAAGGCCACCATCAAGGCAGCTGAGGCTGAGATCTTGGAAAGGGTCAAAGGAGTCAAAAGAGCCTCTCTGAACGGGAGTTCATTGACTGTCCATGGAAAATCTAAAAGTAGCAGAAGAAGTTTTACAGAATCTGGTTCTACTCCATCCTTGGAAAAACGTATGAGGATGGTTTCTCAAGGAATTGCACAACGTTTTCGGTTGTCgagagacaaaaaaattgctaAGTCTTTAGCTGTCATTGTCTGTGTATTTGGGCTATGCTGGGCGCCTTACACCTTACTCATGATAATAAGAGCGGCCTGCAGGGGCCACTGTATTCCAGAGTATTGGTATGAAGCTTCTTTTTGGCTGCTGTGGGTAAACTCAGCTGTGAACCCCATTTTGTATCCTTTGTGTCATTACAGCTTTAAAAGGGCATTTAAGAAGATTTTGTGTCCCCAAAAGTTTAAAATCAAGCCGAGTAGCAAATTCCACCGTTGCTGGAAGTGAGGGAACTCAGGATAAAAGTAGGTCGGTTCGTACATGCTGCGGAGAAATACAAGAacgagaagaagaagaaaatcaaGGCTGTGCAGTTCATGAAGTTGGTCTTGGTAGACTATATGGGGTTGACCAAAGGTTTTTAAAGACAATCAAAAATCCATTCAATTCAATTAGATCatcaaggggttgtctgacttccgcaaatggcatttatcagtaGAGaaagtagagaaagttaatacaaggcacttactaatgtattgtgattgtccatattgcctcctttgctggctagatttattttccatcaaattatacactgctcaattcCAGGGGTTATGGGAGACTCTGCATATGTGTGCCTATGCGCGCTCCCATGGTTCCAGGGaggctgttcccccccccccccccctatattacgcaagcatgaccaccgctgctggattgaaggATGGTCGCAACTCCTGAAAGAGAGCcgtgtatgatgtgatggaaaaatgaaaccagccagcaaaggaggcaatatggacaatcacaatacattagtaagtgccttgtattaactctgtctgcatgataaatgcctgagacaaacccctttaagaggaagCCACATTTAGTACGTGTTGTTCCTTATGAGGAACATCTCATTTCAAAGTTGCTTCATGTGGTGTCACTCGTGGTATAAGGAGCATGCATTTGGAGATACCTTTTCATTCCAACTCATGGATATAGTACTAGTGGTTTCATCTACTGCTTTAAAAACTAGTTACTTACAatgtgccaacatattctgcagagcTGTACACATAATCTACTCATATGGGCCTTGTTCACATGGTACTCACGGTCTACTTTGCCTGTACAAACACCATAGATAGCTTATGTCTTTGGACTAGAAAGACCATAGTAAATGGAGTAAA
This window of the Bufo bufo chromosome 6, aBufBuf1.1, whole genome shotgun sequence genome carries:
- the HRH3 gene encoding histamine H3 receptor, with protein sequence MASTQQTWHMNDSWRSNGGSTALPGSFTFTWTVVLAVLMGILIVTTVLGNALVMLAFVVDSSLRTQNNYFLLNLAISDFLVGALCIPLYVPYVLTGRWSFGRSVCKLWLVLDYLLCTSSVFNIVLISYDRFISVTRAVSYRAQQGNSRHAVMKMTLVWLLAFLLYGPAIITWEYIAGKTIIPEGECFAEFFYNWYFLMTASTIEFFTPFISVTFFNVSIYLNIQKRTRTRLDLMQEAHSHSITDNPKVMDEPVMSNSLKCWKSAYKGSKARDVDKATIKAAEAEILERVKGVKRASLNGSSLTVHGKSKSSRRSFTESGSTPSLEKRMRMVSQGIAQRFRLSRDKKIAKSLAVIVCVFGLCWAPYTLLMIIRAACRGHCIPEYWYEASFWLLWVNSAVNPILYPLCHYSFKRAFKKILCPQKFKIKPSSKFHRCWK